CCCTGGACGCTCCCATCCGCCGCACCGAGTACGCGCTGGGGCCGGGCGACGTGGTGGACGTGTCGCTGTTCGGCGACGTGAACGTCACCCACTCGCTGGTGGTTACGCCGGAAGGGACGGTGGTGATCCCGGCCATCGGGGTGGTGCGGGTGCTGGGGCTGAACCTTGACCAGGCGCAGGCGCGTGCCCGTACCGCGGTGCTGCGGCTCTACCGCAGCGTGGAGGTCACCCTTTCGCTTGCGCACGTGCGCTCGTTCAAGGTGTACCTGCTGGGCGACGTGGCGAACCCGGGGATGCGGCTGGCCACCTCCGTGACGCGGCTGAGCGAAGTGCTGCCGGCTCCCCGCGGCTCGCGCACGCTGCAGCGGAACCTCCTGCTGCGCCGCGCGGAGGGCGATTCCGTGCGGGTGGACCTGGCCCCCTTCTACATCTCCGGCGACCTGCGCGCCAACCCCACGCTGCGCGCGGGCGACGTGCTGGTGATTCCCGTGGTGGACGAGACGGTGGAGGCGTACGGGCGCGTCTTCTATCCCGGGTCGTTCCAGTTCAGGGAGGGGGAGTCGCTCGCCGAGTTCCTGAACCTCGTAAACGGCGGCGCCGGCTTTCCGTCCAACGCCGCGGATTCGATCCGCATCGCGCGCTTCGTTACGCCCCAGCAGCGGGAGTTCATGACCCTCTCGCGGGCGGAGGCGCTCGGCGCCCGCGGGCGTGCGCTGATCCTGCGGCCGACCGACGCCATCTACGTGGCCGAGGTGGGGAACTTCCAGCGGCAGCGCAGGGCGACCGTGACCGGGCAGGTGAGGTACCCGGGAGCCTACCCCATCCGGCCCGACACCACGACGGTGCGCGAGCTGATCGCCATGGCGGGCGGCTTCACCGAGCAGGCGTCGCTCACCAGCGCGACGCTCCGCCGCGGGGTGACCGGCGTGGAGACTCAGGGGCTGGGGGGCGTGCCTACCGACCTGCGTGGAGCTCCCGCGGACAGCACCGCTCGCTTCGAGGAGCGGGAGATCCAGCGCATCCGCGCGCAGGGCGACGAGACCAACGTGGTGGTGGACTTCCAGCAGCTCTTCGCCAGCGGCCAGGACGCCTACGACCAGACGGTGCGTGGCGGCGACGTGCTGAACGTGCCGGAGCGCCGCAACGACGTGGCCGTGCTGGGCGCGGTACGCACGCCGGGGCTGGTGCAGTTCACGCCGGGGCAGAGACCGGAGCACTTCATTCGCCTGGCCGGGTGGTACACGCGCCGCGCGGACTTCCGCGACGCGGTGGTGCTGCGCGCCAAGCTGGGCACGCCGCTCCAGGCGGAGGAGGTGCGGGCGCTGGAAGCGGGCGACGTCATCGTAGTCCCCTTCCGCCAGCGCCGCACGGTGATCGAGCGGCTCGCCAGCGTGCAGACGGTCGCGAGCATCGTGTCCGGGCTGATCCTCACGGTCGTCGCCGTCACCCAGATCGGGAAGTGATCTCCCCAGCCGGCGCCTCCGCCGTCCCCGAAGAGCCATGGATGGAAGCTGATGAGCACTGAAAACGGCGGTTCCCCTCCGGGGGATGAGGTCCGCATCCTCGATCTGGGAGCGGTGCTGCTGCGGCGCTGGCGGATGATCGTGCTCTCCACGCTGGCGGTGATGCTCGTGGCCGGCGGGCTGGCCATGCTGCGCACGAAGAAGTACCAGGCCAGCGTGGTGCTGCTCGCCCCGCAGGAGCAGGGGGGCGGCCGCTCGTCGGACATGCTGGCGCGCCAGCTGGCCGGGGCGGGGATTCCGGGAGTGGGCAACGTCAGCAACCCCAACCAGCGGCTCATCGGGGTGCTGGCGCGCAGCCGCTCCTTCGCGGACTCCATGGTCGCGCGGGTGGCGGGGCCGCGCCCCGACGGCGGCATGGCGGGCAAGCTCCGCCGGATGCTCGCCGCGGACACCGAGGTGAACCCCAGGCCCGACGGCTCCATCGCCATCCTGGTGGAGGGCGAGGACCCGCGGCTGGCCGCAAAGGTGGCCAACACCTTTCCGGTGCTCCTCAACGAGATGTCGGCGCGGGTGGGGGTGGAGGCGGCGGTCCAGAAGCAGCACTTCCTGGAGACGCAGCTCCGCCGGGCACGCGCCGCGCTGGACCGGTCCGAGCAGCGGCTCGTCTCCTTCCAGAAGCAGAGGAACGCTCCCGAGCTGTCGGACCAGGCCACCCGCACGGTGGACGCCGCCGCGCAGCTCCAGAGCCAGATCACGGAGCAGGAGGTGCGGGTCAGCGAGCTGCGCCGCACGGTGACTCCCAGCAACGCGCAGCTGCAGTCGGCGGAGGCCAGGCTGTCCACCCTGCGCGGGCAGCTCCGGCGGCTGACGGCCGGGGGCGGGGGCGGGCTCTTCGTACCCTTCAGCGAGTCGCCCGACCTGGCGGCCACGCTCACGCGGCTGAAGCGCGACTACCAGCGCGACGAGCAGGTCTACATCTCGCTGACGACCGCGATCGCGCAGTCGCAGATCGACGTCAACAACAACCTGCCCGTGGTGAGCGTGCTGGACCAGGCCACGGTGCCGGGCGCGCCCAGCGGCATCGGCCTCAAGCTGATCCTGGTGGTGGCCGCGGTGCTGGGGCTGGTGCTGGGGCTGGTGGCGGCGTTCGTGGCGGAGCACTTCGCCCGCGCGCGGCAGGACCCCGCCGCCGGCTCGTTCTTCGTGGCGTGGGAAGACTTCAAGCACGACGTGGTGCCGCTGCGGCGGCGCTCCACACAGACCGCGGGCAGGCGGTAGGGGGCTCGCGGCCCGCGATCTCGGGCGGATGGAGACGAGCTCTCCCCGGCCCATGAACCTTTAGACGTCCCGACTGGCCTCAAGATGTTCGAACCGAATGTGCAGGCGGTGCTCGACCGCATCAAACCCGACGACCGCGTCCTCGACATCGGCGGGTGGGCGCGGCCCTTCAACCGCGCCAACTACGTGGTGGACGCCGAGCCGTACGAGACGCGCGGCTACTACGGCGCGTCGCGGCCGCCCCAGGGCGGCGAGCGGGAGCACTTCACCCGCGACACGTGGCACGCGCGCGACATCTGCGAGCACACGCCCTTTCCGTTCGGCGACAAGGAGCTGGACTACGTCATCTGCTCGCACACGCTGGAGGACATCCGCGACCCGCTGTGGGTGTGCGCGGAGATGGTGCGCGTGGCCAAGGCGGGGTACCTGGAGGTGCCGTCGCGCGTGGCCGAGAGCTGCCGCGGCACCGAGCCGGGGATCGTGGGGTGGACGCACCACCGCTGGCTGATCGACATCGGCGACGCGCACGTGGACTTCCTGATGAAGTACCACATGATCCACTCCTCCCCCCGCTTCTCGCTGCCCAGGTCGTACCTGCACCAGCTCCCCGAGGAGCGGCAGGTGCAATGGCTCTTCTGGACGGACTCGTTCACCTTCGCGGAGCGGACGATCCACGGCGTGGAGAACATCGCGGCGGAGCTGGAGGGGTACGTGAACAGGGTGGCCCCCGCGTCGGCGATCCCGGGAAAGGTGGACGACGCGCTGTTCGAGGTGGCGCAGCTCGGGCGCCGCGCGGTGAACCGCCTGCGGCGCTAGGCATGCAAACGGAGAGCAGCACGATGGCGGTGGGCGGAGCCCCGGGGACGCAGGGCTCCATTCCCACGCTGGTCATACAGCCGGCGGGGCGCTTCGCCGCGATCGACTTTCGCGAGCTGTGGGCGTACCGCGGGCTTTTCTGGTTCCTGGTGTGGCGCGACATCAAGGTGCGCTACGCGCAGACGGTGCTGGGCGCGGGGTGGGCGGTGCTGCAGCCCCTGCTCACCACGCTGCTCTTCACCATCATCTTCGGGACCTTTGCCAAGATCCCGTCCGACGGGGTGCCGTACGCCGCCTTCGCCATCACCGCGCTGGTGCCGTGGACCTACTTCTCCACGGCGCTCACTGGGGCGAGCACCAGCCTGGTGGCGAGCACCAACCTGATCACCAAGGTGTACTTTCCGCGCCTGGTGATCCCCGCGGCGCCGGTGCTGGCCGGGCTGCTGGACTTCTTCATCGGCATGGTCATCATCATCGCGATGGTGTTGTTCTACGGCCTCACCCCGTCGCCGCTGGCGCTGGTGATCGTCCCCATCGTGGTGGTGGTGATGGCGCTCACCGCCGCGGGGGTGGGGTCGTGGCTTGCCGCGCTCAACATCCAGTACCGCGACATCCGCTACGTGGTGCCGTTCCTGGTGCAGGTGTGGATGTACGCGTCGCCGGTGGTGTACCCCGCCTCGGTGGTCCCGGAGCGGTTCCGGCTGGTATACGCGCTCAACCCCATGGTGGGCGTCATCGAGGGGCTGCGCGCCGCCTTCCTGGGCACCGGCGAGGTGGGCTGGTCCACCATCGGGGTTTCCCTGGGGATGGGGCTGCTGCTCTTCGTGGGCGGGGTCCTCTACTTCCGGCGCGTCGAGCGCACCTTCGCTGACGTGGCGTGAGCCATCGGAACCGCTGATCGACGATGTCGAACACCGCGATACGCGCCGAGCACCTCGGCAAGCAGTACCGGATCGGGGCCCGCGCCGAGCCGTACAAGACCGTCCGCGAATCTCTCACGCGCGCCATCACCACGCCGGTGCGGCGCACGGCGGGGCTGCTGCGGACGGGGAAGTGGGCGCGTGAGTCCGAGGGCGAGCTGGTGTGGGCGCTCCGCGACGTCTCCTTCGACGTGAAGCACGGCGAGGTGCTGGGCGTCATCGGCCGCAACGGGGCCGGCAAGAGCACCCTGCTCAAGATCCTCTCGCGCATCACGCCGCCCAGCGTGGGGCGCGCCGAGGTGCACGGCCGAATCGGATCGCTGCTGGAGGTGGGCACCGGCTTCCACCCCGAGCTCACGGGGCGCGAGAACATCTACCTGAACGGCGCATTCCTGGGGATGGACCGCGCGTACATCGCGCGCCGCATGGAAGAGATCGTGGAGTTCAGCGGGGTGGGGAAGTTCCTGGACACCCCGGTGAAGCGCTACTCCAGCGGGATGTACCTGCGCCTGGCCTTCGCCGTGGCGGCGCACCTGGAGCCGGAGATCCTGATCGTGGACGAGGTGCTCGCCGTGGGCGACACCGCCTTCCAGGAGAAGTGCGTGGCCCGCATGGGCACCGTGGCCCGCGAGGGGCGCACGGTGCTCTTCGTGAGCCACAACATGACGGCGGTGCACTCGCTGTGCACCCGCTGCGTGGTGATCCAGGAGGGGCGCGTCAAGTTCGACGGCGACACCGAGGAAGCGATCCTGGAGTACCAGACCGCCGCGCACGGGAGCGACGAGGACGGCCCGCGCGGCGAGTGGGACTACTCCGGCCGCAGCCCGGCGGGCATCCCGGCCGGCAAGCCGATCATCCGCAAGGTGGTGCTGCAGGACGAGATGGGTCGCGTCACCGACACGCTCCCGGTGAGCCGCCCGGCACGCATGGTCATCGAGGTGGACGGGCTCTCGGAGTACCCGAACCCGGTGGTGGGCGTGCTGTTCAAGTCGTACAACGACCAGAACATGCTGGGGTTCAACACCGCCATGCGCCCGCCGGTCATCCGCGGCCGGCGCCAGGGGCGCGAGGAGCTGGTGCTGGACATCCCGCACGTCCCCTTTACCCCGGGCACGTACTGGATCGACATCGGCGTGGACGATGCCGGGGTGCGGCGGCTGGACTACGTGGACCACGCGGTGCGCATGGTGGTGGCCGAGTTCGACGTGTACGGCAGCGGCGTGGCCATCAAGGCGGAGCACGGCGTGGTGTACCTGGACGGCGAGTGGGAGCTGCGCCCCGCGCCGCCCATGGACGGCGCCGCGGTTGGGCTGATCGAAAAGGTTGATTCCCCGGATGGAGTTTTCACCGCATGAAGCTGATCGTAGGGTGTGGTCCCAAGCCCGTGCCTGAAGGGTGGGTTGGGATCGACGTGAACGAGGACTACCTGCGCCGGGCCCGGGAAATCTCTCCATCCACGGAAGTGTTCTACGGCGACGCCACGAACCTTCCCTTCGAGGACGACTCGGTGGACGAGCTGGTTTGCTGGGAGGTGCTGGAGCACATCGAGGACAAGGAGAAGGCGCTCAGCGAGTTCCACCGCGTCTCCAGGCCGGGCGCCAAGCTGACGCTCACCACGCCGATGCTGCACATAGAGCAGGAGCTGGGGCGCCGGTCGCGCAACTACCAGCAGAGCGTGGTGGACACGCAGCACCAGTTCTGCGTGCCGCCCGAGGAGACGCTGAGCCTCATCAAGCGCTACTACGACCTCAGCCGGGTGTGGTACGCTCCCGAGGCGTACGCCTACTGCCGCGCCATCGCGCCGCTGCTGGACGAGTACGACGTGCGCTTCAACGACGCGGGCGACCTGGTGGGCGAGAACGCGAAGCTGGTGCACGAGCTGGCCACCCGCAAGCAGCGCCGGACGTCGTGGTTCTACCGGCTGGTGAACCGCATCCGCCCCTACTCCGCCACCAAGTCGATCTGCATCGCGGGCGAGTGCCGGAAGCCGCTGGCCGCCTGAGCCTGGGGCCGGAAAGATGACGGAGAGCGAGGGCGTGCGGCGGGCGCTGGCGAGCTGGACCTCGCTGCGCGCCGCAGCCGTGGCGCTGTACGGGGCCGCCGCGGCCAACCGCCGGCTGCGCGGAGCGGGGCGGGGGAGCGTGCGCCGGGTGGTGCACGTCTCTCCCGCCTTCTTCGGCGGCGGGTCCATCATCGGCGGGGGGGAGCGGTACGCCGTGAGCCTGGCGCAGGCGATGGCGGGGCTGGTGGAGACCGTCTTCCTCAGCTTCGGGCCGGAGCGCCGTACGGAGCGGCACGGGGCGCTGCGGGTGGAGATCTTTCCCATCCTGGAGCTCAAGGACGGGGTGGCGTTCGACCCGGTGTCGTTCTCCTTTCTGCCGATGCTGCGCGGCTTCGACGTGGTGCACTGCCACCAGTACCGCACCATCGTCACCAACTTCGCGGCGCTCGCCGGCGCGGCGCTGGGGAAGCGGGTGTTCGTGACCGACCTGGGCGGCACGGGGCGCCACTTCACGCACGTGCTGCCGGTGGCGCGCGTGGTGACCGGCTTCCTGCCGATCTCCGAGTTCGGCGCCCGCGTGCTCCCGGACGGGCAGCGGGGGACGGTGATCCACGGCGGCGTGGACGACAGCTTTCTGGCGATCCCCCCCGCCGCCGGCCCCAAGCCGCCCCGGGTGCTGTTCGTGGGCCGCCTGCTGCCGCACAAGGGGATCGACGACCTGATCCGCGCCGTGGAGCCGGGGTGGGAGCTGGTGGTGATGGGAAGGCCGTACAAGCCGGAGTACTTCGCCCTGCTGCAGGAGCTGGCAGCGGGGAAGAACGTGCGCTTCGTGACCGACGCGAGCGACGAGGAGCTGGTGCGCGCCTACCGCGAAGCCGCCGTCACGGTGCTCCCCTCCGTGTACCGCGACACGTACGGCGTGCACCACGAGATCCCGGAGCTGCTGGGGCTGGTGCTGCTGGAGAGCATGGCGTGCGGCACGCCGGCTATCTGCACCGACGTGGGCGGGATGCCGGAGTTCGTGGACGAGGGCGTCACCGGCTTCGTGGTGCCGCCCAACTCGCCCGACGCGCTTCGCGAACGCATCGCCTTCCTGATGGACAACCCCCAGGAGGCGGCGGCGATGGGGCAGCGCGGGCGCGAGACGGTGGCGCGGCGCTTCACCTGGCGCGCGGTGGCGGAGCGCTGCCTGCGGGCGTACGGCGGTTGACGCCGATGCGCATCCTGGTCGTTTCCAACTTCTATCCACCCCACTTCATCGGCGGCTACGAGCTGGGCTGCGCCGCGGCGGTGGAGGCGCTGCGGCGGCGCGGCCACCAGGTGGCGGTGCTCACCAGCACGTACGGCGGGGATGGGCCGCGCAGCGAGGGCGAGGTGCACCGCTGGATGACCGGCGTGGGCCCCGAGCCCGCCCGCCCGTGGCGGCCCGCCCCCGTGCGGCGCCTGGCCACGCTGGTGCGGCTGGTGCGCAAGGAGCGGGGGAACTGGGCGGCGCTGCGCCGGCTGGCGGCGGAGTTCCGCCCCGACGTGGTGTACGTGTGGAACCCGGTGGGCACCTCCGTCTCGCTCGCCGCGGCGCTTCCGGCGCTGGGGAAGCCCTCCGCCTTCTACGTGTTCGACGAGTGGATGGCGCGCGGCGACGACCTGGTCCTCCGCTTCTGGAAGGGCGGCGGCGTGCCGGCGCGAGTGGCGGCGGCGGCGGGGCTGCCGGCGGTGAGCGGGGGGGTGGCCTTTCGCAACGTGCACTTCGGCAGCGCGTACCTGGCCGAGGCCGTGCGCGCCGCCGGGGTGCGCACCGAGGGCGCCCGCACGATCCACTGGGGGATCGATCCGGGCGCCTTTCCGTACCGCGCGGAGCGCCGTCCCGAGGTGCGCAGGCTCCTCTTCGTGGGGCAGGTGCTGCCGCACAAGGGCGTGCACACGCTGGTCGAGGCGCTCGCCCTGGTCGCGGCGGAGCCCGGCTCGCGGGTCACCCTCACCATCGCGGGCGACGCGGACAACCCCTACGGGCACGAGCTCCGGCGGCGCGTGCGCGAGCTGGGGCTCGAAGACGCGGTGAGCTTTCGCGGCCGCGTGCCGCGCGCGGAGATCGTGCCGCTGTACCACGAACACGACGTGCTGGTCTTCCCCTCCGTGTGGAACGAGCCGTTCGGCATCACCATTCTGGAGGCGATGGCGTGCGGCCTCCCCGTCGTCGCCACCGGCACCGGCGGAAGCGGCGAGATCGTGCGCGACGGTGAGAACGCGCTCGTGTTCGGACCGGGTGACGCGGCGGCGTGCGCTCGCCAGATCGGGCGCCTGATGCGGGACGAGGAGCTCTTCGAGCGCATCCGCCGCAACGCGCGCGACTCCGTGGAGCGCCACTTCACGCTCGACCGCACGATCGCGGAGATCGAGGAAGGGCTGCGCGCGGCGGTCGCGGGAGGCGCGGCGTGACGACGGACGCGGGCGCGCCGATGCGGGTGGTGTACGACGTGTCGATCCTGGGCGCGGGGCACCGGTCGCTGCTGAGCCGCACGGGCACCTACCGGGTGACGGAGCGGCTCGCGCACGGGCTGGCCGCCGCGCCGGAGTGCGAGCTGCGCTTCTCGGCGGTGGAATCGGCGCGGGTGCGCGGGCTGGCGCGGGCGCACCTCGCCGAAGACCCGTCGCTGCGGCACGTTCCGCTGGTGGCGCCGCCGCGCGCGGGGCTGGTGGAGGCGCTCGCGCACCCGCTGCTGCGCATGGACCTGCGCCCGTCGGATGCGAAGCACGTGCGCGTGGCGCGCGGCGTAATGGCGCAGACGGTAAAGGCCGCCGAGGCCGCCCTGGGGCACCGCCGGCTGGGCGACTGGGTGGACGCCGACGTCTTCCACTCCCCCTCCGCGCCGCTGCCGCGCTGGGCGGGGCGGGGGAAGCCGCCGGCGCGCCTGCTCACCGTGCTCGACCTGATCCCGGTGCTCTTCCCGGAGCTGTTCGACGTCCACGTGCTGCGCCGCTTCCGGGCCGTGCTCGCCAGCCTGGATCCGGACGCGTGGGCGATCTGCATCTCCGCCTCCGGGCGGGACGACCTGTGCGAGCACACGGGGATCGACCCGGCGCGGGTCTTCGTCACCCCGCTGGCCGCCGCGCCGGACCGCTTCCACCCCGTGACCGACGCGGAGCGGATCGCGGAGGTGAAGGCACGGTACGGGATCCCCGACGCGCCGTACCTGCTCAGCCTCAATACGCTGGAGCCGCGAAAGAACATGGATCACGCGATCCGCTCGTTCATCCGGCTGGTGCGCGACGAGGGGGTGCGCGACCTGTACTTCGTGCTCGCGGGCACGAAGGGGTGGCACCACGACAAGATCTTCGAGGCGATCTCCGGCGCGGGCGAGCTGCGCGGGCGCATCATCCTCCCCGGCTTCGTGGCGGACGAGGACCTGGCGGCGCTCTACAGCGGCGCCACCGCGTTCGTCTACCCGTCGCTGTACGAGGGATTCGGGCTGCCGCCGCTGGAGGCCATGCAGTGCGGCGTCCCCGTCATCACCTCCAACACCTCCTCGCTGCCGGAGGTGGTGGGCGACGCCGGGATCATGCTGGACCCGCGCGACGAGGACGCGCTCTGCCAGGCGATGCTCGACCTGTACCGCACCCCCTCGCTGCGCCACACGCTGCGCGAGCGGTCGCTGGCCCGCGCGCGGCACTTCAGCTGGGAGCGGTGCACCCGCGACACCATCGCTGCCTACCGCGCCGCCAGTGCATCGTAACACGTTGCGTAGACGGCACTTGGGTGCTCCGTGCGGCCTCGCGGGGCCATTGCAAAGGTGCGCGGGTTGCTCTAAATTCGGGATTCTCGCGGAACGGGGCGCCCGCGGCCGGCGCGCGGAGCCTGACGGGGCGGAGGGATGACGATGGCGTCGGATGGCACGGGGAGGGCGGAGCGCCGCGTGACGCTGGGGATGGACGCGCGCGCGGTCCACAGCACCGGCGTGGGGCGCTACGTGCGGGAGATGCTCGCCGCCCTCTTCGCGGACCCGCGCTTCGGCCACCTGGTGCTGCTGGGCGATCCGGACGAGCTCCACGCGCTGCTGGCGGAGCTGGGGGTGGAAGGCCAGGCCACCGTCCGCCCCTTTCTGCGGAGCTGGAGCAGCCACCAGACGCAGCTCGCCTGGGCCCGGATGGCGGCCCGCGGCCAGACCCGCGCGGACGTGTGGCACTTCCCGTTCTCGGACGTGCCCCTGCTCCTGCACCCCCGCCGCAGCGTGGTGACGGTGCACGACCTGATCCCCATCAAGCTGCCGGGGCTGGTGCGAAAGCGGGAGCGGATCGCCTCCACCATCGCGCTGCACGCGGGAGCCCGGCTCGCCTGGCGCATGATCGCCGACTCGGAGTCCACGCGGCGCGACATCGTGTCGTACGTTCCGCGCGCGGCGAACAAGGTGGAGGTGGTGCCGCTGGGCGTGGCCCCCTCGTTCCGCCCGCTGGAGCCCGCCGAGGCCGCGCTCTGCTCGCGCGCGGAGGCGCTGCGGCCGTACCTGTTCTGCGTGGGGAACCGCTTTCCGCACAAGAACCACGTGGCGGCCGTGGACGCGCTGGCGCGGGTGCGGGCGGGCGGAAGCGCCATGCGGCTGGTGGTGGCCGGGGGCACCGCCAACGCCCACTGGCCCCAGGTGGTGCGCCACGCCGAGGCGCGCGGGGTAGCGGATGCAGTGGTCGACCTGGGAAAGGTGAGCGAGACGGAGCTCCGCTGCCTGTACGCGCACTGCACCGCCTTCCTCTTCCCCTCGCTGTACGAGGGGTTCGGGCTTCCCGTGCTGGAGGCGATGGCGTGCGGCGCGCCGGTGATCGCCTCCAACCGCTCGTCGGTGCCGGAGGTGATGGGCGAGGGGGGGCTCTCCGTGGACCCCGGCGACAGCCAGGCGATGGCGGACGCGGTGGCGCGGCTGGAGCGGGACCCCGGCGTGCGCGGCGAGTGGATACGAAAGGGGCGGGAGCAGGCGGCCCGCTTCACATGGGAGAGCACCACGCAGCGGACGATGGAGATTCTGCACCGCGCCGCGTGTTCGTAAAACCAGGGTGGGAATGAAGCGCGTACTGATGTACGATCCGTATTACGACTGTGCCTTCGGGGCGCAGCGTGCCATGATCACGCTGGCGGAGGGGATCCGCGAGCGTGGCTTCGAGCCGATCATCGCCACCGGAAAGGAGGGGATGCTCACACGGATCGCGCGTGAAGCGGGGCTGCGCGTGGAAGTCATCCCCGTGCCCAAGACCCTCGATATCTTTGGCGGGGCCGCGCTCGCCGCGTCCGCTCCCCGCAAGGTGCTGATCTCCTTTTCCCTGCTGATGTACGCCATGCGCGTGCTGCGGCACGCGAAGCGGCTGGGGGCCGACATCCTGTACGCCAACGAGCTGCGCAGCGTCTTCTTCCTCACGCCCAGCAAGCTGCTCCTGCGCAAGCGGCTCTTCTGGACGATCCACGGCGGGCCGTCGTTCCCGGGCCTCTCCGCGCTGGGCGCGTGGGCCGCGGACGAGATGATGATGGTGTCGAAGGCGGCGGCCAAGGCGCTCCCGCCGCGGGCCAGGGAGCGCGCTCGCGCCAAGCTCTCCGTCAACTACGCGGGGATCGACGCGTCGGGGTACGCGCCGGCCGCCAGCGACGAGGCGCGCCGCGAGATCCGCCGCCGCTTCGGGCTTCCGGAGGATGGGCTGCTGATCGCCACCGCCGGGTCGATCTGCCACCGCAAGGGGTACGACACCGTGCTGGAGGCGCTGGAGCGCGTGGTGCCCGGCGGCCCGGCGGTGCACCTGGCGATCGCGGGCGACCTGGCGCGCGAGACGGACGCGGAGTACATGGCGGGGCTGCGGCGCGAGGTGGAGGAGAAGCGCCTTCCCGTCACCTTTCTGGGGTGGCGCGACGACCTGCCGGCTCTCCTCTCCGCCAGCGACATCTTCGTCCTCGCCTCGCGCGAGGAGGGGCTGGGGATCGTGACGCTGGAGGCGATGGCCACCCACCTGCCGGTGATCGTGACGTACGCCGGCGGCAGCGAGGAGACGGTTGTGGACGGCGAGAGCGGGCTGATCGTGCAGCCGGACGACCCGGAGGCGCTGGCCGGGCGCCTGCGCGCGCTGATGGACGACGCCGGGCTCCGCGCGCGGCTGGGCGCCAGGGCGCGCGAGCGCTGCCTGGAGGTGTTCGCCCAGACGCGCTACAAGGACCGCTTCGCCGCCCTCCTGCGCGGGGAGAGGGAGTAGCGCGTGGCCGCCCGTTCCGCCACCGCGCACCGCTTCTCGGCGGCGTGGTTCGGGGTCGCGCTCGCGGCCACGACCGCCACGCAGCTGCGCATGGGCCCCGCGGGCCCCGGCGAGCTGATGCTGGTGACGTGGCTGGCATACCGCTTCCTGGTGCTGATGGTGCAGCGCGCCGTCGTCGTTCCGCGCGAGGCACGCCCGCTCCTCTGGTTCTGGTGCGCGGTTCCCGCGTTCATGGCGGCCGGGTGGCTCACCAAGATCTTCATCGGCATTCCGCAGCGGAACGCGGCGCTGTACGACACCTTTGCGTTCACCTTCACCGCCGTCACCATCGTCGTCTTCCTGCTGGAGCGCGACCTGCCCGAGCGCGTGCGCAACGCGGCGGCGGGGATGCTGCTGACCGCGGTGATCCCCAACGCGCTGCTGGTGGCGCTCAGCCTGGCGGGGCCGGGAACGGGGCCGGTGCGCGTGTGGTACGGGGCGCGCCTCTCCGGCTGGTCGGCCAACCCCAACCAGCTCGCCCTGCTGATGCTGGCCATGCCGCTGATCGCGCTCCAGCTCAGCTCCCAGAGCGGGAGCGCGAGGCGCAGGATGGCGTGGCTGGCGGTGGCGGGGGTGGCCACGGTACTGGGGCTGGCCACGCTCAGCGACAGCCTGATTCTGGCGTGGATGCTCGGGGGCGCGGTGCTGGCGTGCGTGGCGTTCGTGCGCGCGGCGTCGGTGCACACCGGCAGCATGCTGCGCGAGGGGCTCGTGCGCGTGGTGATCCCCGTGATGGTGCTGGTGGCCACCGGCGTGGTGGCGCCGCGCGTCGTGGCAAAGGTGGCGGAGGAGGCCGCCGAGCTTTCCGGGTCGCACCAGGGGTCCGACCGCTTCAACATCTGGGGGCACGGGCTGGAGGCGCTGTCGAGATCGCCCGTGGTGGGGCTGGGGCCGGGGTCGCACGCGGGCCACGACGGGCCCCACGAGGGGTTCGAGTCGCACAACACCTACCTGGACTGGAGCACCAGCACCGGGATGGTGGGGCTCGCCGCCTACCTCGCCCTGCTGGCGTGGGCCGGCCTGCACGCGCTGCGCGACCGTTCGCACTACCGGCTGATCCTCCTGCTCGCGCTGATGCTGTTCAGCGCCTTCCACTACGTCATGCGCCAGCCCACCTTCTGGTTCACGCTGCTGGTGGTGGCGGTGGCGCCCGCGGGAAGCAGGCTCGCCCGCGCGCCGGTGGCGGCGCCGCGGCCGGCGC
This genomic window from Longimicrobium sp. contains:
- a CDS encoding methyltransferase domain-containing protein, with amino-acid sequence MFEPNVQAVLDRIKPDDRVLDIGGWARPFNRANYVVDAEPYETRGYYGASRPPQGGEREHFTRDTWHARDICEHTPFPFGDKELDYVICSHTLEDIRDPLWVCAEMVRVAKAGYLEVPSRVAESCRGTEPGIVGWTHHRWLIDIGDAHVDFLMKYHMIHSSPRFSLPRSYLHQLPEERQVQWLFWTDSFTFAERTIHGVENIAAELEGYVNRVAPASAIPGKVDDALFEVAQLGRRAVNRLRR
- a CDS encoding ABC transporter permease; this encodes MQTESSTMAVGGAPGTQGSIPTLVIQPAGRFAAIDFRELWAYRGLFWFLVWRDIKVRYAQTVLGAGWAVLQPLLTTLLFTIIFGTFAKIPSDGVPYAAFAITALVPWTYFSTALTGASTSLVASTNLITKVYFPRLVIPAAPVLAGLLDFFIGMVIIIAMVLFYGLTPSPLALVIVPIVVVVMALTAAGVGSWLAALNIQYRDIRYVVPFLVQVWMYASPVVYPASVVPERFRLVYALNPMVGVIEGLRAAFLGTGEVGWSTIGVSLGMGLLLFVGGVLYFRRVERTFADVA
- a CDS encoding GNVR domain-containing protein, with amino-acid sequence MSTENGGSPPGDEVRILDLGAVLLRRWRMIVLSTLAVMLVAGGLAMLRTKKYQASVVLLAPQEQGGGRSSDMLARQLAGAGIPGVGNVSNPNQRLIGVLARSRSFADSMVARVAGPRPDGGMAGKLRRMLAADTEVNPRPDGSIAILVEGEDPRLAAKVANTFPVLLNEMSARVGVEAAVQKQHFLETQLRRARAALDRSEQRLVSFQKQRNAPELSDQATRTVDAAAQLQSQITEQEVRVSELRRTVTPSNAQLQSAEARLSTLRGQLRRLTAGGGGGLFVPFSESPDLAATLTRLKRDYQRDEQVYISLTTAIAQSQIDVNNNLPVVSVLDQATVPGAPSGIGLKLILVVAAVLGLVLGLVAAFVAEHFARARQDPAAGSFFVAWEDFKHDVVPLRRRSTQTAGRR
- a CDS encoding SLBB domain-containing protein; translation: MILFRMLAAALSGALLAGGVAPVLAQEPARDSVRVGTGVPGGNPNGWFPPAQPLDAPIRRTEYALGPGDVVDVSLFGDVNVTHSLVVTPEGTVVIPAIGVVRVLGLNLDQAQARARTAVLRLYRSVEVTLSLAHVRSFKVYLLGDVANPGMRLATSVTRLSEVLPAPRGSRTLQRNLLLRRAEGDSVRVDLAPFYISGDLRANPTLRAGDVLVIPVVDETVEAYGRVFYPGSFQFREGESLAEFLNLVNGGAGFPSNAADSIRIARFVTPQQREFMTLSRAEALGARGRALILRPTDAIYVAEVGNFQRQRRATVTGQVRYPGAYPIRPDTTTVRELIAMAGGFTEQASLTSATLRRGVTGVETQGLGGVPTDLRGAPADSTARFEEREIQRIRAQGDETNVVVDFQQLFASGQDAYDQTVRGGDVLNVPERRNDVAVLGAVRTPGLVQFTPGQRPEHFIRLAGWYTRRADFRDAVVLRAKLGTPLQAEEVRALEAGDVIVVPFRQRRTVIERLASVQTVASIVSGLILTVVAVTQIGK
- a CDS encoding ABC transporter ATP-binding protein, yielding MSNTAIRAEHLGKQYRIGARAEPYKTVRESLTRAITTPVRRTAGLLRTGKWARESEGELVWALRDVSFDVKHGEVLGVIGRNGAGKSTLLKILSRITPPSVGRAEVHGRIGSLLEVGTGFHPELTGRENIYLNGAFLGMDRAYIARRMEEIVEFSGVGKFLDTPVKRYSSGMYLRLAFAVAAHLEPEILIVDEVLAVGDTAFQEKCVARMGTVAREGRTVLFVSHNMTAVHSLCTRCVVIQEGRVKFDGDTEEAILEYQTAAHGSDEDGPRGEWDYSGRSPAGIPAGKPIIRKVVLQDEMGRVTDTLPVSRPARMVIEVDGLSEYPNPVVGVLFKSYNDQNMLGFNTAMRPPVIRGRRQGREELVLDIPHVPFTPGTYWIDIGVDDAGVRRLDYVDHAVRMVVAEFDVYGSGVAIKAEHGVVYLDGEWELRPAPPMDGAAVGLIEKVDSPDGVFTA